Proteins encoded within one genomic window of Aerococcus viridans:
- a CDS encoding ABC transporter substrate-binding protein/permease translates to MKYMKQIILVCMTLVLAMVGLSQSPVLATEEGQSAASTIDASEATAPGEDTLYQDIKDRGVLRVGTNSTYAPFEFSILKDGKNQVVGLDIFLAQKIADDLGVDLEVVDMEFSNLLTSLDTGQIDIVLAGMTSTEERAKSVDFSDIYQVSGQSFVIQESKVSEITDDSYFSNGGKISIGEGTTQQLLVGEYYPNSEVQVMRTTTDSISALDSGLVDGVLLDEDVAGAYAAENPSLTVIEANLPIQDPGKAAAMPKDQPTLQAAVNKSIADAQEQGLIDQWLEESYQIIEDNRQSTWAAYAPYFVNGLKTTLVISATAIFFGLIIGAALALMRLSENKLVDLIAQAYIEVVRGTPLMIQVLFVYLGFAGMFGWSTMTSGLVAVSLNSGAYIAEIIRGGISSVDKGQAEAARSLGLGYWTTMRKVIFPQSLRSIWPSLGNEFVSLIKESSIVSTIGVAELTFQTRNVSTITFNGIIPLIISMAIYFMLTFTLTKLLNVYERRMNEKYAQ, encoded by the coding sequence ATGAAATATATGAAACAAATTATCTTGGTTTGTATGACACTTGTCCTAGCCATGGTTGGGTTGAGTCAAAGTCCCGTTTTGGCAACTGAAGAGGGTCAATCAGCGGCATCTACCATCGATGCCAGTGAAGCAACAGCACCTGGAGAGGACACTTTATACCAAGACATCAAAGACCGAGGGGTATTGCGGGTTGGGACTAACTCAACGTATGCACCTTTTGAATTCTCTATTTTGAAAGATGGCAAAAATCAAGTTGTTGGACTAGATATCTTCTTAGCACAAAAAATCGCAGATGACTTAGGCGTAGACCTTGAAGTTGTTGATATGGAGTTTTCGAATTTATTAACATCATTGGATACTGGTCAAATTGATATTGTATTAGCAGGAATGACTTCCACTGAAGAGCGCGCTAAATCAGTAGATTTTTCTGATATCTACCAAGTTTCTGGTCAATCATTTGTTATTCAAGAAAGCAAAGTGAGTGAAATTACAGATGATAGCTACTTTTCAAATGGTGGAAAAATTTCTATTGGTGAAGGGACCACACAACAGTTATTAGTTGGAGAATATTACCCTAATTCAGAAGTACAAGTAATGCGTACGACGACTGATTCCATTTCAGCTTTAGATTCGGGGTTAGTTGACGGGGTATTATTAGATGAGGACGTAGCCGGAGCGTATGCGGCGGAAAATCCTAGTTTAACAGTTATTGAAGCGAATTTACCAATCCAAGATCCTGGTAAGGCAGCAGCAATGCCAAAAGACCAACCTACATTACAAGCAGCAGTCAACAAATCCATTGCGGACGCTCAGGAACAAGGTTTAATTGACCAATGGTTGGAGGAATCCTACCAAATTATTGAGGACAATCGTCAATCGACTTGGGCAGCTTATGCGCCTTATTTCGTGAATGGTTTAAAAACAACTTTAGTCATTTCAGCGACAGCTATTTTCTTTGGTTTAATTATTGGTGCAGCGCTAGCGTTAATGCGTTTATCGGAAAATAAATTAGTCGATTTGATAGCTCAAGCTTACATCGAAGTAGTTCGTGGGACACCACTAATGATTCAAGTATTATTTGTTTACCTCGGTTTTGCTGGTATGTTTGGTTGGTCAACCATGACATCAGGTTTGGTTGCGGTATCTCTAAACTCAGGTGCTTATATTGCAGAAATTATCCGTGGAGGTATCAGTTCTGTAGATAAAGGGCAGGCTGAAGCTGCTCGCTCACTTGGTTTAGGCTACTGGACAACGATGCGGAAAGTTATTTTTCCACAATCATTAAGATCTATCTGGCCATCACTAGGGAATGAGTTCGTATCCTTAATTAAAGAATCATCTATCGTATCTACAATCGGTGTAGCGGAATTAACCTTCCAAACCCGTAATGTATCAACGATTACCTTTAATGGTATCATTCCACTAATCATCTCAATGGCTATCTACTTTATGTTAACCTTCACCCTAACAAAATTATTAAACGTTTATGAACGGCGAATGAATGAAAAATATGCTCAATAA
- a CDS encoding NADPH-dependent FMN reductase: MTKFGVVVGSIRQNSLSEGVAKAIVAGLPEGSEVNFLEIANLPLYNQDLDANSPAEYEEFRAQVAAQDAIIFVTPEHNRNIPAALKNALDVASRPWGQNVWAGKPALVASQSISGIAGTLAHHSLRQSLVFLDLQTMAQPELYINTSETSDMETGEVTNEDSKQFLASAGAQFAEYAAKFVG, translated from the coding sequence ATGACAAAATTTGGTGTAGTAGTAGGTTCTATCCGTCAAAACTCTTTGTCTGAAGGTGTAGCGAAAGCTATCGTTGCTGGTTTACCAGAAGGTTCAGAAGTTAACTTTTTAGAAATCGCAAACTTACCTTTATATAACCAAGACTTAGACGCTAACTCTCCAGCAGAATACGAAGAGTTCCGTGCACAAGTTGCAGCTCAAGATGCGATCATCTTTGTAACACCTGAACACAACCGTAATATCCCAGCTGCATTGAAAAATGCTTTAGACGTCGCTTCTCGTCCTTGGGGTCAAAACGTATGGGCTGGTAAACCTGCTTTAGTAGCATCTCAATCTATCTCTGGTATTGCTGGTACTTTAGCGCATCACTCATTACGTCAATCATTAGTATTCTTAGACTTACAAACTATGGCTCAACCAGAACTTTACATCAACACATCTGAAACTTCTGACATGGAGACTGGTGAAGTAACTAACGAAGACTCTAAACAATTCTTAGCAAGCGCTGGTGCGCAATTCGCAGAATACGCAGCTAAATTCGTAGGCTAA
- a CDS encoding argininosuccinate synthase, translating into MARTKADIKKVLLAYSGGLDTSVIIPWLKENYNDCEVIGMTGNVGQEEDFEFLKEKAVACGATKLYVEDLREEFITDYIFPAIQAGAKYESTYLLGTAYARPLIAKRMVEIAHLEDCDAIVHGCTGKGNDQVRFELGIREFDPTMTIIAPWREWDILSREQAFDYAEAHNVPLPITRETNYSKDENIFHLSHEGLDLEDPTNKPNYEEILELGVSPQSAPDQEVEVTVTFESGIPIAVNGEKLAPIALLEKLNEIGGANGIGILDVVENRLVGMKSRGVYETPGGTILYHAHEKLEQIALDRDTQHYKQSVALKYADLVYNGLWFSPLRKALQVFVDETQKTVTGSVTMILYKGNIIDAGMTSPYSLYSDELATFGEDDIYNQNDAEGFIKLFGLPQSARTMAEQIWAKGETTEPGAFSDVARNNEWLR; encoded by the coding sequence ATGGCAAGAACAAAAGCAGACATTAAAAAGGTTTTACTAGCATACTCAGGTGGGTTAGACACTTCAGTGATTATTCCTTGGTTAAAGGAAAACTATAACGACTGTGAAGTTATCGGGATGACTGGTAATGTTGGTCAAGAAGAAGACTTTGAATTCTTGAAAGAAAAAGCGGTAGCCTGTGGGGCGACGAAATTATATGTAGAAGACTTGCGTGAGGAATTCATTACGGATTACATTTTCCCAGCGATCCAAGCAGGTGCTAAATACGAGTCGACTTATTTATTAGGGACTGCCTACGCGCGTCCATTAATTGCTAAACGTATGGTTGAAATTGCGCATTTAGAAGACTGTGACGCTATTGTTCACGGTTGTACTGGGAAAGGAAACGACCAAGTGCGTTTCGAGTTAGGCATCCGTGAATTCGATCCAACAATGACGATCATCGCCCCATGGCGTGAATGGGATATCTTGTCTCGTGAGCAAGCCTTTGACTACGCAGAAGCGCATAACGTGCCACTACCAATTACACGTGAAACCAACTACTCTAAAGACGAAAATATATTCCACTTGTCACATGAAGGGTTAGACTTAGAAGACCCAACCAACAAACCAAACTACGAAGAAATCTTGGAATTAGGGGTATCACCACAATCTGCACCTGACCAAGAAGTTGAAGTTACGGTGACCTTTGAATCAGGTATCCCCATTGCTGTAAACGGGGAAAAATTAGCACCAATCGCTTTACTAGAAAAATTAAATGAAATTGGTGGCGCCAATGGGATCGGTATCTTAGATGTCGTTGAAAACCGTTTAGTAGGGATGAAATCACGTGGGGTATATGAAACACCAGGTGGCACTATTCTTTACCACGCTCATGAGAAATTAGAGCAAATCGCTTTAGACCGTGACACACAACACTACAAACAAAGCGTAGCCTTGAAATACGCTGACCTAGTTTACAACGGTTTATGGTTTAGCCCATTACGTAAAGCACTGCAAGTCTTTGTAGACGAAACACAAAAAACTGTGACCGGGTCAGTGACAATGATTCTGTATAAAGGGAATATCATCGACGCAGGTATGACAAGTCCTTACTCATTATATTCAGATGAATTAGCAACCTTTGGTGAAGATGATATCTACAACCAAAATGATGCAGAAGGCTTCATCAAACTATTTGGTTTACCACAATCAGCACGTACAATGGCTGAGCAAATTTGGGCCAAAGGTGAAACAACAGAACCAGGTGCCTTTTCGGATGTTGCAAGAAATAATGAATGGTTAAGATAA
- the tnpA gene encoding IS200/IS605 family transposase: MMVKTRTNVYDFNFHLVWVTKYRKEIFTTIEKQNAMQDILTHICDEHDIVIQSLQVMPDHIHMLIPFNPKHAASSIVKTLKGKSARLWFKAYPETKAMLWGGHLWTPSYFMATVGSMSKETVKKYIENQLTEYNDGRPRT; encoded by the coding sequence ATGATGGTGAAAACAAGGACAAATGTCTATGATTTTAATTTCCATTTGGTTTGGGTAACAAAGTATCGTAAAGAAATATTTACAACCATTGAAAAGCAAAACGCCATGCAAGATATATTGACGCATATTTGTGATGAACACGATATTGTCATCCAATCGCTCCAAGTAATGCCTGACCATATCCATATGTTGATTCCGTTCAACCCTAAACATGCCGCAAGTAGTATCGTCAAAACACTTAAAGGGAAATCTGCACGTCTATGGTTCAAAGCATATCCAGAAACAAAAGCAATGTTATGGGGTGGCCATTTATGGACACCTAGTTATTTCATGGCAACAGTAGGTAGTATGTCTAAAGAAACGGTCAAAAAGTATATAGAAAATCAATTAACGGAATACAATGACGGTCGCCCTAGAACTTGA
- a CDS encoding helix-turn-helix domain-containing protein, giving the protein MYQGIECKIYPNEKQRQLIHMTFGHTRFIWNEMLAMLNARYENNPDLQMLSYNALSSLIPQMKKEYPWLREVDSVAVQCSVKRLSETFVRFLKIIQNTQNSNQRRTPDSRI; this is encoded by the coding sequence ATGTATCAAGGAATTGAGTGTAAAATCTATCCTAACGAAAAACAGCGTCAGTTAATTCATATGACCTTTGGTCATACCCGATTCATCTGGAACGAAATGTTGGCCATGTTGAATGCGCGGTACGAAAACAATCCTGACCTTCAAATGCTATCTTATAATGCGTTATCCTCTCTTATTCCACAAATGAAGAAGGAATATCCCTGGTTGCGTGAAGTTGATAGCGTAGCTGTTCAATGTAGTGTTAAACGCTTATCCGAAACTTTTGTTCGTTTTTTAAAGATTATTCAAAATACCCAAAATTCAAATCAAAGAAGAACACCAGACAGTCGTATTTAA
- a CDS encoding transposase, with protein sequence MRNFCSFFKDYSKYPKFKSKKNTRQSYLSTIRGNNIRFNDNQRYIKLPKLGWIKCKSSVLHIENERIKSVTVKYTPSGDYYISLLVTSDNQAMPKTGNVVGVDLGVSDLAITSDGQKYQSQRLHLSYKKQLHYWEKRMARRRLQAKKNGVALADAKNYQQAKRQVARIHQRIKNIRKDYMHKITTDMVKSYDVIVLEDLKTTNMMKNHQLARSIAGQSWRMFRTILEAKCEMYDKTFVAINPYKTTQKCSNCGYDSGKKALNIRHWTCMKCNMHHDRDINAAKNILNIGLEQALVK encoded by the coding sequence ATCCGAAACTTTTGTTCGTTTTTTAAAGATTATTCAAAATACCCAAAATTCAAATCAAAGAAGAACACCAGACAGTCGTATTTAAGTACCATACGTGGCAACAACATTCGTTTTAATGATAATCAGCGGTATATCAAATTACCCAAATTAGGTTGGATAAAATGTAAGTCAAGTGTGCTTCATATTGAGAATGAACGCATAAAATCTGTCACCGTTAAATATACACCTAGTGGCGACTACTATATCTCCCTTTTGGTCACAAGCGATAATCAAGCAATGCCCAAAACAGGAAATGTAGTCGGTGTCGATTTAGGTGTAAGTGATTTAGCTATTACGTCTGATGGTCAAAAATATCAAAGTCAGCGACTACATTTGTCTTATAAGAAGCAATTACATTATTGGGAAAAGCGAATGGCCCGTAGACGTTTACAAGCCAAAAAGAACGGTGTAGCTTTAGCGGATGCGAAAAACTACCAGCAAGCCAAACGCCAAGTGGCCCGTATTCATCAACGTATCAAAAACATCCGCAAGGATTACATGCATAAAATCACAACCGATATGGTTAAAAGTTATGACGTTATCGTTCTAGAGGATTTAAAGACGACTAATATGATGAAAAATCATCAATTAGCCCGTTCAATCGCTGGCCAATCCTGGCGGATGTTTAGAACAATCCTAGAGGCAAAGTGCGAAATGTACGATAAGACATTTGTGGCTATTAATCCGTACAAGACAACCCAAAAATGTTCTAATTGCGGGTATGATAGCGGTAAAAAAGCGTTAAATATACGTCATTGGACTTGTATGAAGTGTAATATGCATCACGATAGAGATATCAACGCAGCTAAAAATATATTAAATATTGGCCTGGAACAGGCCTTAGTTAAATAG
- a CDS encoding cell division site-positioning protein MapZ family protein, translating to MRKRFFKDNRQIAYVLSGVVICLTAFFIIRAFINTNRTSAEEKTEAVATAVNALYFDNSYTFLKADIQQDEITELTKEVDSLRDSADKDIIVDRIHSVQQRFDLQSQLNDLFDKDKLGNNELVINGATIIEYVLVDDEVTVDKLDLLRDNYASQLNLEDDGFYSTAVTLIDEAEYQVDIIEEYKSDLLAIEKDSALTYISLVDKLTKIIERVNEIENPYLQDKLLEMIATSDEEATQNIFNRLIEEAEATNKSDEALAQIRKEGQAAIKDSKSRIADLEAKREEILASNGASATITLRQIADRPSFGVNTNVASGVLASKQFEQSTSRSSSRGNASSSSSRGSVSSSSRVVASSSDTNSSISSSDVESTPSSDSSTHDSSSEEISSSASSSPSHVSSASSSSSSVASSSDSNSSSTSSSSDSASTSTSSDSTSSSESESSREDSEIEDGTASDSSQMDESSSSSSNGSVIEDSATSSSSQEQSAVESTTTERPQSSVASDSVIESSQIPYGSPE from the coding sequence GTGCGCAAGCGTTTTTTTAAAGATAATCGACAAATTGCCTATGTTCTATCGGGTGTAGTGATATGCTTGACAGCCTTTTTCATCATTCGTGCGTTTATAAATACGAATCGCACGTCTGCAGAAGAAAAAACTGAAGCAGTGGCAACAGCAGTAAATGCACTTTATTTTGATAACTCCTATACCTTTCTAAAAGCAGACATTCAACAAGACGAGATTACTGAATTAACTAAAGAAGTAGATAGTTTAAGAGACAGTGCTGATAAAGATATCATCGTTGACCGAATTCATTCTGTACAGCAACGGTTTGATTTACAAAGCCAGTTAAATGATTTATTTGATAAAGATAAACTTGGTAATAACGAATTAGTCATCAATGGGGCGACGATTATAGAATACGTTCTTGTAGATGATGAGGTAACCGTTGATAAACTGGATTTACTTCGTGATAACTATGCTAGTCAACTAAACCTTGAAGATGATGGGTTCTATAGCACAGCCGTAACGTTGATTGACGAAGCCGAATATCAAGTTGATATAATTGAAGAATATAAAAGTGATTTACTAGCAATTGAAAAAGATAGTGCGCTTACTTACATTAGTTTGGTGGACAAACTTACAAAGATCATTGAACGGGTCAATGAAATTGAAAATCCTTATCTACAAGATAAATTGTTAGAGATGATTGCTACAAGTGATGAGGAAGCGACACAAAATATCTTTAACCGCTTGATAGAAGAAGCTGAAGCAACCAACAAATCAGATGAAGCATTAGCTCAAATTCGTAAGGAAGGGCAAGCTGCCATTAAAGACTCAAAAAGTCGCATTGCTGATTTAGAAGCTAAACGAGAAGAAATTTTGGCTTCAAATGGCGCATCAGCTACCATAACACTGCGTCAAATTGCAGATCGGCCATCATTTGGTGTGAATACTAATGTAGCTTCTGGTGTATTAGCATCCAAACAATTTGAACAAAGTACTTCACGGTCATCAAGTCGGGGCAATGCATCAAGTTCATCAAGTCGTGGTAGTGTATCTAGCTCATCGAGGGTCGTTGCATCAAGTTCAGATACTAACTCTTCTATCTCATCAAGTGATGTTGAATCAACTCCTTCTAGTGATTCGTCAACTCATGACAGTTCAAGTGAAGAAATCTCTTCTTCAGCAAGTTCATCACCGAGTCATGTATCAAGTGCATCTAGTTCAAGTTCTAGTGTTGCAAGCTCAAGTGATTCAAATAGTAGTTCAACTAGTAGCTCAAGTGATAGTGCATCAACATCTACTTCAAGCGATTCGACATCATCGAGTGAATCTGAATCATCACGTGAAGATTCAGAAATTGAAGACGGTACTGCAAGTGACTCAAGTCAGATGGATGAATCATCATCTTCCTCAAGCAATGGTTCAGTTATAGAGGATAGCGCGACATCATCTAGCTCACAAGAGCAATCAGCGGTTGAATCAACAACAACAGAACGACCTCAGTCATCTGTTGCAAGTGATTCAGTAATTGAATCAAGTCAAATTCCATACGGATCACCAGAGTAA
- the argH gene encoding argininosuccinate lyase has product MAIWSNKFHEEMSQDAYQFNQSIQVDYRLLDADLRGSKAHAAMLGHQGILGLEESDSLVKELEQMRQDYADGTLAVDFTTEDVHSFIEAELTKRLGTIGKKVHTGRSRNDQVATAMRIYVLDELQDFIEKTQEAIEAILTKAEGHLDTIMPGYTHLQRAQPITYAHYLLAYAQMFSRDLSRFADLSDRVADDMPLGAGALATSTYPIDPFYTTGQVAGFTAPYVNSIDAVSNNDYAIEFLSDLAVMSMHMSRYAEETIMWSSQEFRFISLKDSFSTGSSIMPQKKNADIHELMRGKTGRVYGNLMSVLTIMKGLPLAYNKDLQEIKEQLFDGIDHVKAMLTLLPGMLEATIVNKDVMYAACGTGFLNATDCADYLTNKGMAFRDAYQVSGDLVGYCTENRKSLEELSLAEYQEFSELFDVDIYDAIDLKNCVYRRNVAGGPAPEAVTAAIVRVRANIS; this is encoded by the coding sequence ATGGCCATCTGGTCTAATAAATTTCACGAGGAAATGTCACAAGATGCTTATCAATTCAACCAGTCTATCCAAGTAGATTATCGCTTGTTGGACGCTGACCTTCGTGGGTCAAAAGCCCATGCGGCCATGTTAGGTCACCAAGGGATTCTTGGTTTAGAGGAGTCGGATAGCTTGGTAAAAGAGCTTGAACAAATGCGTCAAGATTATGCGGATGGGACTTTAGCCGTTGATTTTACAACAGAAGATGTTCACTCTTTCATCGAGGCTGAGTTGACTAAACGTCTTGGCACAATTGGGAAGAAGGTCCATACTGGTCGGTCTCGTAATGACCAGGTAGCGACGGCTATGCGGATTTATGTGTTGGATGAATTGCAAGATTTTATCGAGAAAACCCAAGAAGCGATTGAGGCTATCTTGACAAAAGCAGAGGGACACTTGGATACGATTATGCCAGGCTACACCCACTTACAACGGGCGCAACCAATCACTTATGCCCACTATTTATTGGCTTATGCGCAGATGTTTAGCCGTGACTTATCGCGGTTTGCGGACCTTTCAGACCGGGTAGCGGACGATATGCCGCTGGGTGCGGGGGCCTTAGCGACGTCCACTTACCCAATTGACCCTTTCTATACAACTGGCCAGGTGGCAGGTTTCACAGCACCATATGTTAACTCAATCGATGCGGTATCCAACAACGATTATGCCATCGAATTCCTGTCAGATTTAGCCGTGATGTCCATGCACATGTCCCGTTACGCAGAAGAAACGATCATGTGGTCCAGCCAAGAATTCCGTTTCATCAGCCTGAAGGATTCATTCTCAACTGGTTCATCGATCATGCCTCAGAAGAAGAATGCGGATATCCATGAATTAATGCGTGGGAAAACGGGTCGGGTTTACGGCAACCTGATGAGTGTGTTAACGATCATGAAAGGCCTGCCGCTTGCTTACAATAAAGACTTGCAAGAAATTAAGGAACAGCTTTTTGACGGGATTGACCATGTAAAAGCAATGTTAACTCTGTTACCAGGTATGCTAGAAGCAACAATCGTCAATAAGGATGTGATGTATGCAGCATGTGGTACTGGCTTTTTAAATGCTACGGATTGTGCGGACTACTTGACCAACAAAGGGATGGCCTTTAGAGATGCCTACCAGGTATCCGGAGATTTAGTAGGTTATTGTACGGAAAACCGAAAGAGCTTGGAAGAATTAAGCTTAGCTGAGTACCAAGAATTCTCAGAATTATTTGATGTCGATATTTATGACGCCATCGATTTGAAGAATTGTGTTTACCGCCGGAATGTTGCTGGGGGGCCAGCGCCAGAAGCTGTGACTGCAGCAATCGTAAGGGTTCGAGCGAATATTTCCTAG
- a CDS encoding ABC transporter substrate-binding protein/permease: MFSQLKKKNQVGWQLKGFNLMVILAILISLVVPAKSVSASSWTGPEAAAEVEGEDTLLSEIQERGVLRMGTASGYSPYEFTVLRDGQNEVVGIDVFLGEYIADQLGVELEVVDMEFGSLIASLETGGIDMIIAGMGATEERDQSIDFSNAYELSGQSIVIREGEEDEIVDYTSFENGAHTIAVSEATLQEGYVRDFFENPDLLIMRKSGDAIAALISGQADGVLLDDTVAGANAAENEGLTVIDSNLDGMVEDQGKSIGIPENQPSLQTAINDILEDVNDQGLIETWTEASFDIIAGENAGTGWTTYWPYFWDGIKTTLIIAGVSIFFGMILGIFLALMRLTNNPVLKFLATAYIEFVRGTPLMIQVLFMFLGVGSIFGWSTMTAGLVSVSMNSGAYIAEIIRGGIQSVDKGQAEAARSLGLGYWQTMRKVIFPQSLRSIWPSLGNEFITLIKESSIVSTIGVAELTFQTRAVTSITYQAVVPLFISMIIYFIMTYALSQVLNVYERKMNQKYA; encoded by the coding sequence ATGTTTAGTCAGCTGAAGAAGAAAAATCAAGTGGGATGGCAGTTGAAGGGTTTTAATTTGATGGTTATTTTGGCCATCTTGATCAGTCTTGTTGTACCAGCCAAAAGTGTTTCCGCATCGTCTTGGACGGGTCCTGAAGCAGCGGCTGAGGTTGAAGGTGAAGATACATTACTATCGGAGATTCAAGAACGTGGTGTGCTTAGAATGGGGACTGCTTCTGGTTACTCACCTTATGAGTTTACCGTTTTAAGAGACGGTCAAAACGAAGTCGTCGGGATTGATGTTTTCCTAGGAGAATATATTGCAGACCAATTAGGGGTTGAACTGGAAGTTGTTGATATGGAGTTTGGGTCGTTGATCGCTTCGCTTGAAACGGGAGGTATCGACATGATCATCGCTGGTATGGGGGCAACTGAAGAACGTGACCAATCCATAGACTTCTCAAATGCTTATGAATTATCTGGTCAATCCATCGTTATCCGTGAAGGCGAAGAAGATGAAATTGTAGATTATACCTCATTTGAAAATGGCGCGCATACCATTGCTGTATCTGAAGCGACATTACAAGAGGGTTATGTGAGAGACTTCTTTGAAAATCCAGACTTGTTGATCATGCGTAAATCAGGGGATGCCATTGCGGCCTTAATTTCTGGCCAAGCAGATGGGGTGTTACTAGATGACACGGTTGCCGGTGCCAATGCAGCTGAAAATGAAGGGTTAACCGTTATTGACTCTAACTTAGACGGCATGGTTGAAGATCAAGGGAAATCAATTGGTATCCCGGAAAACCAACCATCCTTACAAACAGCTATCAACGATATTCTAGAAGATGTGAATGACCAAGGCTTAATCGAAACTTGGACAGAAGCCTCATTTGATATTATCGCTGGTGAAAACGCGGGAACAGGTTGGACCACCTACTGGCCATATTTTTGGGACGGGATTAAAACAACCTTGATTATTGCAGGGGTATCCATCTTCTTCGGTATGATCTTGGGGATTTTCTTAGCCCTTATGCGTTTGACTAATAACCCAGTTTTAAAATTCTTGGCGACAGCTTATATCGAGTTTGTGCGTGGTACACCATTAATGATCCAAGTCTTATTCATGTTCCTTGGTGTAGGGTCTATCTTTGGCTGGTCTACAATGACTGCCGGTTTGGTGTCAGTATCCATGAACTCGGGTGCTTATATCGCGGAGATTATCCGTGGGGGTATTCAATCCGTTGATAAGGGGCAAGCTGAGGCTGCGCGTTCACTAGGGCTTGGCTACTGGCAAACCATGCGGAAAGTCATTTTTCCGCAATCATTAAGATCGATTTGGCCGTCACTGGGGAATGAATTTATCACCTTGATCAAGGAATCTTCTATTGTATCGACCATTGGGGTGGCGGAATTAACCTTCCAAACACGTGCGGTAACAAGTATTACTTACCAAGCAGTGGTCCCATTATTTATTTCAATGATCATCTACTTCATCATGACTTATGCCTTGTCGCAAGTCTTGAATGTATATGAGAGAAAGATGAACCAAAAATACGCTTAA